A region from the Aegilops tauschii subsp. strangulata cultivar AL8/78 chromosome 5, Aet v6.0, whole genome shotgun sequence genome encodes:
- the LOC109744343 gene encoding uncharacterized protein: protein MFALAAVSLFSSLTKSKAKGDKEAIKANGNQKRPSHFTLYKLGRLLSSPVCSPPAMPSPLKRPSLGRLLAALRSPSRVPVQTGFPTSLADLVVKNHGRLRKPRKPRRPTALALPPSPAENPVDVGEIPSLPPSPGPLSPVVVEDSSAPVVRRLDAPKGAAFFRPRPELLALGGAVALALLAVWREGAVAAFTIASLSLLWIESASRRRRRPAELPDPRCPAPVSPIRVVEEAPGCSDSDKSSEAPSPRPSERRELVSGGEDPATPKRKARRSLRKVISKTLQKKPKAKDASASSDGEVGQPAGDAEPVVAEAFLAVSNPEQTPSEPSTESSVEMKMETERRGGRFPLAAFVPVILAGLAAGKLPATALAVLCVAFFGRHRRANLGGR, encoded by the coding sequence ATGTTTGCACTAGCGGCGGTTTCCTTGTTTTCTTCGCTCACGAAATCCAAAGCCAAAGGAGACAAGGAGGCCATAAAAGCCAATGGAAACCAAAAGAGACCATCCCACTTCACACTCTACAAGCTCGgccgcctcctctcctctcctgtatgctcgccgccggcgatgcCCAGCCCGCTGAAGCGCCCCTCCCTCGGCCGCCTGCTCGCCGCCCTCCGGTCGCCGTCCCGCGTCCCGGTCCAGACAGGCTTCCCCACCTCCCTCGCCGACCTCGTCGTCAAGAACCATGGCCGCCTCAGGAAGCCCCGCAAGccgcgccgccccaccgccctGGCGCTGCCTCCGTCTCCGGCGGAGAATCCGGTGGACGTAGGGGAGATTCCTTCGCTGCCGCCATCGCCCGGACCTCTGTCGCCGGTGGTCGTAGAGGACTCCTCGGCCCCGGTGGTGCGGCGGCTGGACGCGCCCAAAGGCGCCGCCTTTTTCCGGCCCCGCCCGGAGCTCCTCGCGCTCGGCGGGGCCGTGGCGCTCGCGCTCCTGGCCGTGTGGAGGGAGGGGGCCGTCGCGGCCTTCACCATCGCCTCGCTGTCGCTGCTCTGGATCGAGTCGgcctcccgccggcgccggcgcccgGCAGAGCTGCCCGATCCGCGCTGCCCCGCCCCCGTCTCGCCGATTCGGGTGGTGGAAGAAGCGCCCGGCTGCTCCGATTCCGACAAGAGTAGCGAGGCCCCCTCCCCTCGGCCCTCGGAGAGGCGCGAGCTCGTCTCCGGCGGCGAAGATCCGGCCACCCCGAAGAGGAAAGCGAGGAGATCGCTGAGGAAGGTAATCTCCAAGACGCTGCAGAAGAAGCCCAAGGCGAAGGACGCCTCGGCCTCTagcgacggcgaggtcgggcaGCCGGCTGGCGACGCCGAGCCAGTAGTAGCCGAGGCCTTTCTAGCAGTTTCCAACCCGGAGCAGACGCCGTCGGAACCAAGCACAGAGTCGTCGGTGGAGATGAAGATGGAGACGGAAAGGCGAGGGGGCAGGTTCCCCCTGGCGGCGTTCGTCCCGGTCATCCTCGCAGGCCTCGCCGCCGGGAAGCTCCCGGCGACGGCGCTGGCCGTGCTCTGCGTGGCCTTCTTCGGCCGGCACCGTCGAGCGAATTTAGGCGGCCGGTGA